From a region of the Alkalicoccobacillus plakortidis genome:
- a CDS encoding hemolysin family protein produces the protein MEIGTIINLLGVAMLIALTAFFVASEFAIVKIRSTQLEPHIEGGSKRALAAKKVVSNLDEYLSACQLGITITALGIGRLAEPTFERMLHPIIGELGVNEAIVTTVSIIISFSIATFLHVVVGELAPKTLAIQKAEQVTLWISQPLILFYRLLYPFIWVLNGSARILTRSFGLRPMSEHEVTHSEEELRLILSDSYKSGEINQSEFNYVSKIFDFDERVAKEIMVPRPEMVTISIDDPMEDIIKLIRTEKYTRYPVVNGDKDHILGIINVRELLSNLVDDHNNELLIDDYIRPVISVIESVPIKDVLILMQKNQNHMAILFDEYGGTAGLLTMEDIIEEIVGEINDEFDEEEEPDVTQLDDDYYRISGQTMITEVNELLQLHIEEEDADTIGGWMMTQKYDIKEEEELFFGRYAFKINEFEGHQIKTIDVYLKPLDEENIDDE, from the coding sequence TTGGAGATTGGAACGATTATTAATTTATTAGGTGTGGCAATGCTTATTGCCTTAACTGCTTTTTTTGTGGCTTCTGAATTTGCGATTGTAAAAATTCGGAGCACTCAGCTTGAACCGCACATTGAAGGTGGAAGCAAGCGCGCGTTGGCAGCTAAAAAAGTGGTATCTAATTTAGATGAATACTTATCTGCCTGCCAGTTGGGTATAACAATAACAGCACTAGGTATCGGGCGACTAGCCGAGCCAACGTTTGAACGAATGCTACATCCGATTATAGGTGAATTAGGTGTTAATGAAGCGATTGTTACAACCGTTTCAATTATTATTTCTTTTTCGATTGCAACATTTTTGCATGTTGTGGTTGGAGAACTTGCGCCAAAAACACTTGCTATCCAAAAGGCTGAACAAGTTACACTTTGGATTTCACAACCATTGATTTTGTTCTATCGTTTGTTGTATCCATTCATTTGGGTATTAAATGGATCGGCTCGAATTTTAACACGATCATTTGGGTTACGTCCGATGAGCGAGCACGAAGTCACGCATAGTGAAGAAGAATTAAGACTCATTCTTTCTGATAGCTATAAAAGTGGTGAAATAAATCAGTCAGAGTTTAATTATGTTAGTAAGATCTTTGATTTTGATGAGCGGGTTGCTAAGGAAATTATGGTGCCACGTCCAGAAATGGTGACAATCTCAATTGATGATCCTATGGAAGACATTATAAAACTGATTCGTACCGAAAAATATACGCGATATCCTGTCGTTAATGGTGACAAGGACCATATTTTAGGTATTATTAATGTTCGAGAACTCCTTTCAAATCTGGTTGATGATCATAATAATGAATTATTAATTGATGATTATATCAGACCTGTTATCTCAGTTATTGAATCCGTACCAATCAAAGATGTACTGATACTCATGCAGAAAAATCAGAACCATATGGCGATTTTGTTTGATGAATACGGCGGTACTGCTGGTCTTTTAACAATGGAAGATATCATTGAAGAGATTGTTGGCGAGATCAACGATGAATTTGATGAAGAGGAAGAACCAGATGTTACTCAACTTGATGATGACTATTATCGTATTAGTGGTCAAACGATGATTACCGAGGTCAATGAACTTCTTCAACTACACATCGAAGAGGAAGATGCGGATACAATCGGTGGTTGGATGATGACACAAAAATACGATATTAAAGAAGAAGAAGAGTTATTCTTTGGGAGATATGCTTTTAAAATCAACGAGTTTGAAGGTCATCAAATCAAAACAATTGATGTGTATCTTAAACCATTAGATGAAGAAAATATAGATGATGAATAA
- a CDS encoding NADH:flavin oxidoreductase, with protein sequence MSLIKDQDVLFHPVPLGNLIIPTRIAMAPMTRAFSPNGVPDENVAAYYRRRAENGVGLIITEGTAINHPSAVSHQDIPRFHGEDALAGWKQVVDEVHQAGGMIIPQIWHVGGARKIGDLPNEKELPISPSGLDLTGTKVTDPLTEEEIKQIIAAYAQAASDAKKVGFDGIELHGAHGYLIDQFLWEKTNKRTDKYGGDLVERTTFAQEVVKACREAVGPDFLIVFRYSQWKLGDYGAKLAHNSEELKQLLQPISEAGVDVFHASTRRFWEPEFAEESDTWNLAAWTKQVTGKPTITVGSLGLDHAFRDENGAANETSISENIEKLISKIQQDEFDLVAVGRALLADPEWASKLKDGALEKAVPYSQESIKQLT encoded by the coding sequence ATGAGTTTAATTAAAGATCAAGACGTATTATTTCATCCAGTTCCATTAGGTAACTTAATTATACCAACACGGATTGCAATGGCACCTATGACAAGGGCTTTCTCTCCTAATGGAGTGCCTGATGAGAACGTGGCTGCTTATTATCGCAGAAGAGCTGAAAATGGGGTTGGCTTAATTATTACAGAAGGAACAGCGATTAATCATCCATCAGCTGTAAGTCATCAGGATATTCCACGTTTTCATGGAGAAGACGCACTTGCAGGATGGAAGCAGGTAGTAGATGAAGTACATCAAGCAGGCGGCATGATTATCCCGCAAATCTGGCATGTTGGTGGAGCGCGTAAAATAGGAGACCTTCCTAATGAGAAGGAACTGCCAATAAGTCCATCAGGGCTTGATTTAACTGGAACTAAAGTGACGGATCCTTTAACGGAAGAAGAGATCAAGCAAATCATTGCTGCGTATGCGCAAGCTGCATCGGATGCCAAAAAAGTTGGTTTTGATGGAATTGAGCTACACGGAGCGCATGGCTACTTAATCGATCAATTTCTCTGGGAGAAAACTAACAAACGAACGGACAAATATGGCGGTGATTTAGTCGAACGTACCACATTTGCCCAAGAAGTGGTTAAAGCTTGCCGAGAAGCTGTTGGACCAGATTTTCTAATTGTTTTCCGTTATTCACAATGGAAGCTTGGAGATTACGGAGCGAAGCTAGCGCATAATTCAGAAGAGCTTAAACAACTATTACAACCAATATCAGAGGCAGGCGTGGATGTGTTTCATGCATCGACCAGACGTTTCTGGGAGCCTGAATTTGCTGAGGAATCAGATACATGGAACCTGGCTGCTTGGACAAAACAAGTAACGGGAAAACCTACGATCACAGTCGGTTCTTTAGGTTTAGATCATGCATTTAGAGATGAAAATGGGGCAGCTAATGAAACATCGATATCAGAGAATATCGAAAAGCTGATTTCAAAAATACAGCAGGATGAGTTTGATCTAGTGGCGGTTGGTCGTGCACTCTTAGCAGATCCGGAATGGGCTTCAAAGCTTAAGGATGGAGCATTGGAGAAAGCTGTACCGTACTCCCAAGAGTCAATTAAACAATTGACTTAA
- the licT gene encoding BglG family transcription antiterminator LicT — MRIHKILNNNAVTILDASGDEVIIMGPGVGFQKKKKDKLDESKIEKRFRMEDKLTFAKLEELLEKIPSAYMELSEEIIKEARIKFAKQLQESIYISLTDHIHFAVERHNQGLPIKNGLIWEVKRFYPDEYAIGVKALSIIKDRLGAELPEDEAASIALHFVNAQIGEEIPTVVSITKIIQEVLKVVSYHFQMEFDEQSLSYYRFVTHLKFFAQRLINGDHMESHEDSLYPIVKEKFPKAAICADKIKQFLLKNHSYTLTEDETLYLTLHIQRIVREHQHTN; from the coding sequence ATGAGAATCCATAAGATTCTTAATAACAATGCTGTAACCATTTTGGATGCTTCAGGAGATGAAGTAATTATCATGGGGCCAGGTGTCGGATTTCAGAAAAAGAAAAAAGACAAGCTGGACGAATCAAAAATAGAAAAACGATTTCGGATGGAAGATAAGCTTACGTTTGCGAAGCTGGAGGAATTACTAGAGAAGATTCCATCTGCTTATATGGAATTGTCTGAAGAGATTATTAAAGAGGCACGCATAAAGTTTGCAAAACAACTTCAGGAAAGTATCTATATCTCCTTAACAGATCATATTCATTTTGCAGTGGAGAGACATAATCAGGGGCTGCCGATAAAAAACGGTCTAATTTGGGAAGTAAAACGATTTTATCCTGACGAATATGCAATCGGAGTAAAGGCACTATCTATTATTAAAGACCGTTTAGGTGCAGAGCTTCCAGAAGATGAGGCTGCCTCAATTGCCTTACATTTTGTGAATGCCCAAATCGGAGAAGAAATTCCTACTGTGGTTTCAATCACAAAAATTATTCAAGAGGTTCTAAAGGTAGTCTCCTATCATTTTCAAATGGAGTTTGATGAACAGTCGTTAAGCTATTATCGATTTGTCACACACCTTAAGTTCTTTGCACAGCGTTTAATCAATGGTGATCATATGGAAAGCCATGAAGATAGTTTATATCCGATTGTGAAAGAGAAATTTCCAAAAGCGGCAATTTGCGCAGATAAAATAAAGCAATTTCTGTTGAAAAATCATTCGTATACATTAACAGAGGATGAAACCTTATATCTAACTTTGCATATTCAACGCATTGTAAGAGAGCATCAACATACGAATTAG
- a CDS encoding beta-glucoside-specific PTS transporter subunit IIABC, which produces MNHSELANEIVKHIGGKSNIDHMTHCMTRLRFNLNDNDQADRKALEKLDGIVGTNISGSQFQVIIGNDVPAVYKAIVAQTGGSQGSEKNQGNKKKEGNPLNRLFDFISGVFAPILIAVAGSGMIKGLLALIAAFEWMNTEGSTYIILNAIGDGVFYFLPLILAVSAAHKLGSNPYIAAGIAAAILHPSISALLSSGEAVTFFGIPIIQATYASSVIPILITIWLASHFERVVDRWIHKSLKLLLVPMIVMLVMVPVLILAIGPLGTLLGDGLSVVVTGLMTKTGVFGGIFLGALMPIITITGMHYGLVPVILNSLAQKGYDYIIPVTFVSNMGQAGSAFGVFLKSRNKKLKALALSTSITALMGVTEPAMYGVNMRLKRPFYAAMIGGAAGGAVLGLFGVKAYVLSGIGGLPGIPTLIGPTFLYGLLGMVIAFVVATIVTYVLGFEDFKEKDLDEVVNEGTDSEKTSIAQVQSEEIFSPIKGFVEPLSAVPDPTFADELMGKGVAIRPTDGIVVSPVKGTVSALFKTNHAIGLKSETGAEILIHIGIDTVKLNGKHFTSYIQVDDTVEIGQKLVSFDQQAIEQEGYETITPIIVTNTAEYSSVDGAVEKDVEQGETLLTLN; this is translated from the coding sequence ATGAACCATAGTGAATTAGCAAATGAAATTGTTAAGCATATAGGTGGAAAGTCAAATATAGACCATATGACTCATTGTATGACAAGGTTGAGATTTAATCTTAATGATAATGATCAGGCTGATCGAAAAGCCTTAGAAAAGCTTGATGGAATAGTGGGTACAAATATTAGTGGGTCTCAATTTCAAGTGATTATCGGAAATGATGTACCTGCTGTATATAAAGCCATTGTTGCACAAACAGGTGGCAGTCAAGGTAGCGAAAAAAATCAAGGTAATAAGAAAAAAGAGGGGAACCCCCTTAATCGTTTATTTGATTTTATTTCTGGGGTATTCGCCCCTATCTTAATTGCAGTTGCAGGTAGTGGGATGATTAAAGGTCTTCTTGCTTTAATTGCAGCTTTTGAATGGATGAATACAGAAGGTAGTACGTATATTATCCTTAATGCAATTGGCGATGGAGTATTCTACTTTTTGCCTTTAATTTTGGCTGTTAGTGCCGCCCATAAATTAGGAAGTAATCCGTATATTGCGGCAGGGATAGCAGCAGCTATTCTTCATCCGTCGATTTCTGCGTTACTTTCATCGGGAGAAGCCGTTACGTTTTTTGGCATTCCAATTATCCAAGCAACGTATGCTTCTTCGGTCATTCCAATTTTGATTACGATCTGGCTTGCTTCTCATTTTGAACGAGTGGTCGATCGTTGGATTCACAAATCATTAAAATTATTACTTGTGCCAATGATTGTCATGCTTGTTATGGTGCCTGTGCTCATCCTTGCAATTGGTCCATTGGGAACTTTACTTGGCGATGGTCTTTCTGTCGTTGTAACTGGATTAATGACTAAAACGGGAGTCTTCGGAGGAATTTTCCTCGGTGCGTTGATGCCAATCATAACGATTACAGGAATGCACTATGGACTAGTGCCAGTTATCTTAAATTCACTTGCGCAGAAGGGATATGACTATATCATCCCTGTAACGTTTGTATCTAATATGGGACAAGCGGGTTCGGCTTTTGGGGTATTCCTAAAATCCCGTAACAAAAAACTTAAGGCATTAGCTTTATCCACGTCAATAACAGCTTTAATGGGTGTAACTGAACCGGCCATGTACGGTGTAAACATGCGCTTAAAACGTCCATTTTATGCGGCAATGATTGGTGGAGCTGCAGGTGGAGCCGTTCTCGGATTATTTGGAGTGAAAGCTTATGTTCTGAGTGGGATTGGTGGCTTACCGGGAATTCCAACGTTAATCGGTCCAACCTTTTTATATGGATTATTAGGTATGGTAATAGCATTTGTGGTAGCGACGATTGTGACGTATGTACTTGGATTCGAAGACTTTAAAGAGAAGGATTTAGATGAAGTCGTAAATGAAGGGACTGACTCAGAGAAAACCTCAATTGCTCAGGTTCAGTCAGAAGAAATATTTAGTCCAATCAAAGGTTTTGTAGAGCCGTTATCAGCTGTACCAGATCCAACGTTTGCTGATGAGTTGATGGGGAAAGGCGTAGCCATTCGTCCTACTGATGGTATTGTGGTGTCTCCTGTTAAAGGAACCGTTTCAGCCTTATTTAAAACAAATCATGCGATTGGTTTAAAAAGTGAAACGGGTGCGGAGATTCTGATTCATATTGGAATAGATACGGTTAAGCTAAACGGTAAACACTTTACATCTTATATCCAAGTTGACGATACAGTTGAGATCGGTCAAAAGCTAGTATCTTTTGATCAACAAGCAATTGAACAGGAAGGGTATGAAACCATTACTCCAATCATTGTTACAAATACAGCAGAGTACTCATCTGTTGATGGAGCTGTGGAAAAGGATGTTGAACAGGGAGAAACACTACTTACATTAAACTAG
- a CDS encoding glycoside hydrolase family 1 protein: MTQYTFPKGFLWGGATAANQIEGAYDQGGKGLSSADMIPYIPKEERTGDHTSDISSQQIKEAIEGNSPRHFPKRHGIDFYHHYKEDIALLSEMGFKAFRMSISWPRIFPKGDESQPNEEGLAFYDNVFDELRKYGIEPIVSLSHYEMPIHLIEEYGAWTNRKLVGFFEHYAKTVFARYKDKVTYWMTFNEINCITLSPYNGGGIVSDRYEHVEQASYQGLHHQFVASALAVKAGHEINPNFKIGCMLALMESYAETCNPDDVLKTLKEEQLNMFFTDVQVRGYYPSYINRFFEEQNIQIEMQPGDEEILKNHTVDYLSFSYYMTFVTSSSPHGEKAPGNLFAGIKNPYLESSEWGWQIDPVGLRIALNKLYDRYQVPLFIVENGLGAIDTIQEDGSIEDDYRIDYLRKHIVQMKEAIKDGVDVMGYTAWGPIDLISVSTSEMQKRYGFIYVDQDNEGNGTLNRSKKKSFHWYQKVIETNGEVL; the protein is encoded by the coding sequence ATGACACAGTATACATTTCCTAAGGGTTTTCTTTGGGGAGGAGCGACAGCAGCCAACCAAATAGAAGGTGCATATGATCAAGGAGGCAAAGGTCTGTCAAGTGCCGATATGATTCCATACATTCCAAAAGAAGAACGTACTGGTGATCATACCTCTGATATTAGTAGTCAACAAATCAAAGAGGCGATAGAAGGAAATAGCCCAAGGCATTTTCCTAAAAGACACGGTATAGATTTTTATCATCATTATAAAGAGGATATTGCTCTACTTTCTGAGATGGGGTTTAAAGCTTTCCGTATGTCTATTTCCTGGCCGCGTATTTTTCCAAAAGGGGACGAATCTCAGCCAAATGAAGAAGGCTTGGCATTTTATGATAATGTGTTCGATGAGCTAAGGAAATATGGTATTGAACCAATTGTTTCTTTATCACACTACGAGATGCCTATTCACCTCATTGAAGAATATGGTGCATGGACAAACAGAAAATTGGTTGGGTTCTTTGAGCATTACGCAAAAACTGTTTTTGCACGTTATAAAGACAAAGTTACGTATTGGATGACGTTTAATGAAATTAATTGCATCACGTTAAGTCCGTATAATGGTGGTGGGATTGTCTCAGATCGGTATGAACATGTGGAACAAGCCTCGTATCAAGGATTACATCATCAATTTGTGGCAAGCGCACTAGCAGTAAAAGCAGGGCACGAGATTAATCCTAATTTTAAAATTGGTTGTATGCTTGCCTTGATGGAGAGTTATGCAGAAACATGTAACCCCGATGATGTCTTAAAAACGCTAAAAGAAGAGCAGCTAAATATGTTTTTCACAGATGTACAGGTGCGTGGTTATTATCCAAGCTACATCAATCGATTCTTTGAGGAACAAAACATCCAGATTGAGATGCAGCCTGGTGATGAAGAGATTCTAAAAAATCATACGGTCGATTACTTATCATTTAGTTATTACATGACATTTGTCACAAGTTCTTCACCACATGGAGAAAAGGCTCCAGGTAATTTATTTGCCGGTATTAAAAATCCTTATCTTGAATCCTCGGAATGGGGCTGGCAAATTGATCCTGTTGGATTGAGAATTGCGCTAAATAAACTATATGATCGATATCAAGTACCGCTCTTTATTGTGGAGAATGGCCTCGGAGCGATTGATACCATTCAAGAGGATGGATCAATTGAGGATGACTACCGGATTGATTACCTACGTAAACACATTGTGCAAATGAAAGAAGCGATTAAGGATGGTGTGGACGTGATGGGCTATACGGCTTGGGGGCCAATAGATCTTATCAGCGTCTCAACATCTGAAATGCAGAAGCGTTATGGATTTATCTACGTAGATCAGGATAATGAAGGTAATGGTACATTAAACAGGTCAAAGAAAAAGAGCTTTCATTGGTATCAGAAAGTCATTGAAACAAACGGAGAAGTGTTATAG
- a CDS encoding peptidase E: MRQIIALGGGGFSMEPDNPTLDDYILKQARKATPKVCFVPTAWGDQDQYIKRFYNAFRSKSCIPTHLSLFDANFTNLEAFVFDQDIMYVGGGSTRNMLVLWREWGLDDIFKKAYQQDIILAGLSAGAICWFEQGLTDPLNGPLYAIDGLGLLKGSACPHYDGEEKRRPFYEALIKEGKVMEGYGINDGTALHFIDECLHKSVRSTQGFGDGYEIVRK; encoded by the coding sequence ATGAGACAGATTATTGCGCTTGGTGGAGGTGGTTTTTCAATGGAGCCAGACAACCCCACTTTAGATGACTACATTTTGAAGCAGGCTAGAAAAGCAACGCCTAAGGTTTGTTTTGTCCCAACAGCTTGGGGAGATCAAGATCAGTACATTAAACGTTTCTACAATGCGTTTCGATCAAAGTCTTGTATTCCAACTCACTTGTCGTTGTTTGATGCTAATTTTACGAACTTAGAAGCTTTTGTTTTTGACCAAGATATTATGTATGTAGGCGGCGGCAGTACAAGGAATATGCTAGTTCTTTGGAGAGAATGGGGATTAGATGATATTTTTAAGAAAGCTTATCAACAAGACATTATCTTAGCAGGTTTGAGCGCCGGTGCGATTTGTTGGTTTGAGCAAGGCTTAACTGACCCACTTAATGGACCACTCTATGCAATTGACGGGCTAGGATTATTAAAAGGGAGTGCTTGTCCTCATTATGATGGAGAAGAAAAGAGACGCCCTTTTTATGAAGCGCTAATTAAGGAAGGTAAAGTGATGGAGGGTTATGGAATTAATGATGGCACGGCTCTTCATTTTATAGATGAATGCTTACATAAATCTGTGCGGTCAACGCAAGGATTTGGTGACGGTTATGAGATCGTAAGAAAGTAA
- a CDS encoding cupin domain-containing protein translates to MATITDLKEAKHVLTMDWGKIQWLIGKEIDPDCEMTFGMVYIDAGTSNPRHRHPNCEELIFVLSGECEHSLGDETHHLKPGMMLRIPRNVVHDAKVTSWEPCRMLIIYSSPDRQTIGE, encoded by the coding sequence ATGGCGACCATTACTGATTTAAAAGAGGCGAAACACGTTCTAACTATGGATTGGGGAAAGATCCAATGGCTCATTGGAAAAGAGATTGATCCAGACTGTGAAATGACATTTGGAATGGTTTATATCGATGCTGGTACGTCTAACCCTAGACACAGACACCCGAATTGTGAGGAGTTGATTTTTGTCTTATCTGGCGAGTGTGAACATTCTCTTGGTGATGAAACCCATCACTTAAAACCAGGCATGATGCTGCGTATCCCACGCAACGTCGTACATGACGCAAAGGTTACAAGCTGGGAGCCATGTAGGATGTTAATTATTTATTCTTCACCAGATAGACAAACGATTGGTGAATAA
- a CDS encoding helix-turn-helix domain-containing protein, with protein sequence MSIGKQLGSRIRIIRKQQNRTLEEISSYCGFTKSLLSKIENGVTTPPISTLMKIAESLGVTVSDLLEENKVEGTVYTPQSTYKQNKNWIKTEKGYSFYAFAASRQDKIMQPYYFVAKKGEIKSHVLSHSGEEFLFVLEGEMKYRVANTEYTLTPGDTIYFTSLEEHTLTPITDEVRYLAVFAVTPE encoded by the coding sequence ATGTCCATCGGAAAACAGTTAGGATCACGGATTCGTATCATCCGCAAACAACAAAATAGAACGTTAGAAGAGATCTCTTCATATTGCGGCTTTACTAAAAGCCTTTTATCTAAAATAGAGAACGGTGTAACAACCCCACCTATCTCAACCTTAATGAAAATTGCCGAATCGCTTGGAGTCACTGTATCCGATTTGCTTGAGGAAAACAAAGTTGAGGGTACAGTTTATACCCCTCAATCAACATATAAGCAAAACAAAAACTGGATCAAAACAGAAAAAGGATATTCCTTTTATGCATTTGCTGCAAGTCGTCAAGATAAAATCATGCAGCCGTACTACTTTGTAGCTAAAAAAGGAGAAATAAAAAGTCATGTCCTCTCTCATAGCGGGGAAGAATTTCTGTTTGTTTTAGAAGGTGAAATGAAATACAGAGTAGCCAATACAGAATACACACTAACTCCTGGTGATACGATTTATTTCACGTCGTTAGAAGAGCATACACTAACCCCTATTACCGATGAGGTGAGATATTTAGCCGTTTTTGCAGTCACCCCCGAGTGA
- a CDS encoding sugar phosphate isomerase/epimerase family protein: MKLAFSSPTKNENEQELLFTRFQSMGYEGLQLKPPQYAPYVKDTSRFIELWREQKGITSALIAGGSLNELNQNELRSLFSFSRKVGVERIVYCHGISREKVTNSDLKTYARTLSDLAYEAREEHGVSLSLHHHYDQPVMYREDFDVFFDHVKENTVTLTIDTAHLYKSGIQDIAEVINSFSSYIDNFHLKDFSQGEWKVLGEGEINFAPVFQAIKKINYQGWVSADEESGGDLLQAMEDCYNYMSHGLLSK, encoded by the coding sequence ATGAAATTAGCTTTTTCAAGTCCAACAAAAAATGAGAATGAACAAGAGCTTCTATTCACTCGCTTTCAGTCGATGGGATATGAGGGGCTTCAGTTAAAACCACCACAGTATGCTCCATATGTTAAGGACACGTCGAGGTTCATAGAGTTGTGGAGAGAACAAAAAGGAATTACATCTGCTTTAATTGCTGGTGGCAGCTTAAACGAACTCAATCAAAACGAATTAAGATCTCTTTTTTCATTTTCTCGGAAGGTTGGTGTTGAAAGAATTGTTTATTGCCACGGTATTTCGCGAGAAAAGGTAACTAATTCTGATCTAAAGACATATGCAAGGACGTTATCAGATTTAGCGTATGAAGCCCGCGAAGAACATGGAGTTAGCTTATCTCTACATCATCATTACGATCAACCCGTAATGTATCGAGAAGATTTTGATGTGTTTTTTGATCATGTTAAAGAGAATACGGTAACGTTAACTATCGATACGGCCCACCTTTACAAATCTGGTATTCAGGATATTGCGGAGGTGATTAATAGCTTCAGTAGCTATATTGATAACTTCCATTTGAAAGACTTCTCTCAAGGAGAGTGGAAAGTCCTCGGTGAAGGCGAAATTAATTTTGCGCCTGTGTTCCAGGCTATTAAAAAAATCAACTATCAAGGTTGGGTCTCTGCAGATGAGGAAAGTGGGGGAGATCTGCTACAAGCAATGGAGGATTGCTACAATTATATGTCTCATGGATTATTATCAAAATAG
- a CDS encoding Gfo/Idh/MocA family protein, whose protein sequence is MHKKNRYKIGIVGAGNVTNMHLEGLKNHQDQVEVTAICDLNPDILSLRAEAYHIPQQFTDFQAFIEDSGIDIAIVCTPSVIRKEVILPLIEAGIAVFCEKPFAETLDVAKEITEASRKHHVPISINQNFRTHYPFDFVKNKIRDGAIGSVSSVKFHDFHFRQDEGWRTQCERNSLSVMGVHWLDGFRWILESEAKSLVCQTYSSKAVECAGDTDASVQILFQNGVTVSYSQSLSSAFSRTELIVVGETGTLVAGYNDVALYKKGIKDPVEVWQSSTGGQKKKPESAYEGIRQLIHSIESNVSASNDCEDNLKTISLLEACYRSAKDQTIIYFDSDGHLQKD, encoded by the coding sequence TTGCACAAGAAAAATCGCTACAAAATTGGTATTGTAGGTGCGGGGAATGTAACGAATATGCACTTGGAAGGGTTAAAGAATCATCAAGATCAGGTGGAGGTTACAGCCATATGTGATCTGAATCCTGACATATTATCATTACGGGCAGAGGCGTATCATATTCCGCAACAATTTACAGATTTTCAAGCGTTTATTGAAGATAGTGGCATAGATATTGCCATTGTATGTACACCATCTGTAATCCGTAAAGAAGTGATTCTACCATTAATTGAAGCAGGAATTGCTGTATTTTGTGAGAAACCCTTTGCTGAGACATTAGATGTAGCAAAAGAAATAACAGAGGCATCTCGTAAGCACCATGTTCCTATAAGTATTAATCAAAATTTTAGAACACATTATCCATTTGATTTTGTCAAAAATAAAATTCGTGATGGCGCAATCGGGAGTGTGTCCTCTGTAAAATTCCACGATTTTCATTTTCGACAGGATGAAGGGTGGAGGACACAATGTGAACGAAACTCGCTATCTGTTATGGGGGTGCATTGGCTAGATGGATTTAGGTGGATTCTCGAAAGTGAGGCAAAAAGTTTAGTTTGTCAAACGTACTCATCAAAAGCCGTTGAATGCGCGGGTGATACAGATGCGTCAGTACAAATTTTATTTCAAAATGGTGTTACTGTTTCTTATTCTCAAAGCTTATCCTCGGCATTCTCGCGTACGGAGCTTATCGTTGTTGGTGAGACAGGCACATTAGTTGCTGGTTATAATGACGTCGCCTTATACAAAAAAGGGATAAAAGATCCAGTAGAGGTATGGCAGTCCTCAACAGGCGGTCAAAAGAAGAAACCGGAAAGTGCATACGAAGGTATACGTCAACTCATTCACTCCATCGAATCAAATGTAAGCGCTTCTAATGATTGTGAGGATAATTTAAAAACCATTTCTTTGTTAGAGGCCTGCTATCGTTCAGCGAAAGATCAAACAATCATTTATTTTGATTCCGACGGCCATTTACAAAAAGATTAA